One Harpia harpyja isolate bHarHar1 chromosome 23, bHarHar1 primary haplotype, whole genome shotgun sequence genomic window, ATTGTTGTATGATTTATTTGTGCGGTCATactaattttcttccttaatgcTTTTTTCTTGAACTAACTGAACTTGCCACTTAAGTTGCTGCTAGTTCTGATATTGTACTTGAAGATAAAATTACAGCAAATGATTAACTTGACTAACTCCTGGAAAAATGTCAGAGTAGCAAGAATGTTATCAACCCTTTATGAGCATACATGACTAAATTCAAGCGGTTTTGATAGTTTGTGTAGTAGATGTACTTTTGCCCAAATTGGAAGGTTAAGGGAATTGTTGATTTAATGGTGATATGCATATTATCTTAGTAACCCGAAGTAGTACACTCGTGTTGAGCATAAAGCTGTCAGGGAGAAGGGTTCTGTCTGCATTTTAAAGTGAACAAGGATGTTGGAACATGTACTTATCCTACCTAATAGAAGTAAGATAGCTTTAGTAATTAATATGAACCTTCAGTGTTCAACTAAGCTAATGCATGCTTGGCTACTTCCTCTAACCTGAAGCTGGTCCTAACAATTAAAAGCAGTTGTGTACTACTGTGTTCTAAATAACGTGGCACAActgcttaaataaaataaatatgggaaGTTAACATAGTAATCTTCTGTGGCCATATGCTGGGGTTTGGGCCACCTCACAGGCCATGGAGGCTGTGAGCAATCTGCCCCATGAATCTCACCAGTAGCCTTGATGTAGGTGACTTTCTGTCCTAACAGTAAGTCTGTGTTAGTGTAGTTTACTAAAGTGAAACTAGTATTAAAGAGTTGTAGCTGACAAGTATTTATAATGAGGATTGcattatttgctttccttttgcacGTGTGATACAGTGGCTCATTTAGCAAAACAGTTCTGGCTCACTTTGGGAGTGACAATTAATATGTTAGAAGACAGTAGTACCAGCTGCTTTcctcagtgaaacaaaaatgtgaattttgaAGATTAGCTTCCTTAGCGAAGAATAACTCAATTGTCTTGAACTTTCTTTCATAAAACCAAGCCAATTAGTGATAAGACCTTAATTTCTTAATTATGCTCAATTGTATGAATTTACTATACCGCTCATTAATAATGTAAAACTTGTTTTTAGTATGAAGTTTTATTGTGCAAGTTTGTCTCATGATTGACCCAGGTGTTTGGAATACTCTGGTTCCGACCGAGGTAAACCCTTGGTTTAAGAGCCTGTGCTAACAGTTTCAATCTGCATGGTGCAGTGGGTTATAGTTTTGATTTGTACAGCTTTCTAAAGCTTCAAATATAGTGTAAAATCTGTTTTGATGCAAGTTGGTTAACTTGCAAGGGGACTGGTTAAGGTAGGGGTCAGTATGTGCTTAGAGTGCAGTGTTAGTAACAGTTCTGTCACTGAATTTTTCAGCTTGCCTAAAGTTGTTAAAAGACGTGTGAATGCTCTCAAGAACCTTCAAGTTCAGTGTGCACAGATAGAAGCAAAGTTCTATGAGGAAGTTCATGAGCTGGAAAGAAAGTATGCTGCTCTCTATCAGCCCTTATTTGACAAGGTATTTTAATGCTAATCTGATTTGTACTTATAAGCTTTAGCTAAAACACAAGGGAATATAAACTGAAAGTTTATGCAAGTTCTGAAGTACTTTGGTCTCATATGTGCCCATTCAATTCAGTTGATAATTTTACTATCCATGTGAATATCAACTAAGATTACGGGGGAGAAAAGTTCAGTCTGTTCCGTGGTTACCAAAATCACTTCAATAATACCAGCCCTCATCTTGTTAGTTGAGCAGATGTCAGATGATACGGTAACCTTTCTGGTTACCTTTGGTGCTTATTTTAGTGTGTTGAAAAGCTTGTAACTGTTTAGTTGCCTTCTAGGGCTAGAAGAAAAAGTTTCGATAAATAGTTAATGTATTACTAATTGTGTAACTTTAGGATTAGGAAATTAGTGGTTAGGGCATTGCTGGTTGCCATGACtaggaaatgtgaaaatattCTTGGTTTAATCTTCCAGCGAAGTGAAATCATCAATGCAATTTATGAACCTACAGAGGAAGAATGTGAATGGAAAGCagatgctgaagaagaaatttCAGTGAGTATCTTAATCAGCTCTCATCAATATCTCAAGCTTTAGCATGAAACAAGATTCAATACAGTaaccaaagtttaaaaaaaaaaattgggtacCTAATGATTACTTGcttataacaacaataataattctTAATGATTGCTTAAAGCATGCACATGAACCTTAATCTGTACTGGTATCAACTTAAAACTGTTAACAAACCTTGTGGGCactctttcaaaatgaagaaaaactaacATATATATTCTATCAaggaggaaatgaaagagaaagccaagcttgaagaggaaaaaaaagatgaagaaaaagaagacccTAAAGGAATTCCTGAGTTTTGGCTGACAGTATTCAAGAACGTGGACTTGCTCAGTGATATGGTTCAGGTAAGTGGTGGTCCAGGCTTGTTTAAAGTTGTGTTAGTACTTAATCCAAGTGTCTCtaagaaaggggaagaaacagtACATTACTTGATGTGTCTGGAGAGCGAAAACGGCACAAGTACTTGGATGTCATCTCTGGTACTTTATTCAACTGAGAGCACAGAGCACTCTGAAATACCTTCTTAGTGTGTTTTTTGTTGAACTTATTTTCTTACTAATACACTTTATGTGCTTACAGCAGCATGTGTATGAGATGTGTACTAGATACTGCTAAAAATTATACTTGGTGTTTGCATGGACTTAGATTGTGTACTGCAGTGGAAACCCTGTACAGCCATTGTTGCCATCTGCTGGTCATGTTTGTGAAAATGTTTCAGTGCTGTAACAAGGTTCTTGTCCTATGTAAAACTCATTCTAAATATGGCATTTTATCTCTGCAGGGTCTTAAGTCTGTGTACAATTTAATGTTATGAAAATGGaataaactgtgttttctttacaGGAACATGATGAACCTATCCTGAAACACTTAAAAGATATAAAAGTGAAATTTTCAGAAGTTGGACAGCCTATGGTTAGTTTAACCTATTAAACAAGATTACTTCTGTGTTATCTTCAGACTTATTTGTATATTAATAGCATGGTCTGTGATAGCCAATTGTCTTACGGCAATCATGAGAAATATGCAGCTGCTTCTGGTCTTCTGAAAAACAGTACAAGGACTAGTACTAGTCTTGCAGTACCATGTGAATGAATTTATACTTAATTTAACCTTCAAATTCTGACGAGTTAATAACTTGGGCTTAATATCTGATGACTCAGTTTCACCTTTACATTTTGATACCTTCAGGTACTTTTTGTATAACTGTTATAATAGGATATAATTTCCTTGCCAGAAATCAGATAGCTTgctaagttttaaaattttaaatttagttcTCTCTATGTTAGCACCAGGACAGCGGTACACTGGGAGATCTTGTGTCGTTACTGCAAGCAGTATATTAACTAAAAAGCACAAGATCAACGTGGTAAACAGAAGACATTTGAAGGTTTAATGTACAACTTGGGCAGCAAATTCTAGAATAAGTTGCGTATGTACACCTCTTCAGTATTGGAGGAGATGGATATATTCCATTGCATGTGTAtttttgggtttggattttaggTATGTAGAAATTAAAGGTATGCTTTGCTAAATTGCTAAACTTGTTGCTCTGCAATTCTTTTTAAGAGTTTCACATTAGAATTTCATTTTGAACCAAATGACTACTTCACAAATGAAGTATTGACAAAGACGTATAGAATGAGGTCAGAGCCAGATGATTCTGATCCCTTCTCCTTTGATGGACCAGAAATCATGGGTTGTACAGGGTAAGTGCTAATAAATAACTTCAAGGCAATGTAACAGTTTCTTCCTTAGCACTATCCAACTGTAGACTTACAGCGTCTTGGGAAGGTACTGGAAAAGATACTGCTACCCTATAAACCACTGGGTTCAACTTGAGTTTTTTAGTGTTTTCCAGTAACTTCAATATAATATATAAAACTGTATAAGTTTATATAATATAACTTGTAAGTATATGttatatatgcacacaaataaaaaaatctaatcagTATTTATCTAGAAATACTGTTCTGCCATCACTAAGGCTGAATTGGAAGGTGGATCATGTTATCTTTTTGTAGGCCTTAATAgcttttttcaaaatttgtttgatcacttcttttaatctttttatatttCTGACATGCAGCATTTTGGGAAGTCTGTTCCAGTTTTACTTCCTATATTGCAGTTGTCCAGTTTGTTTTATACGTGTTGAATGTTTGCCTCAGTGTCTTTCAGTTGATCTAGTTGAGAAATGGAGAACAGTCATCTCCTATTAACTCCAGGTTTCTCATGGTTTTAAAGAGCTGTCACACTCCTTTCTCAGTGgtgtcttttgttttaaattagctGTTGTTCCTCACGCTAAATCTCTTTATTCTTTATGTGTCTCTCTTGTAAATAGAAGgacgagagaaaccagagttGTGTGTAATTAACCTTGTGGGTAGATCAGGGCTCTATGCATCATGGCCTGTTCAGTTGCTTTCGTGTTAATGTCTCTTCAATGTTCTGACTGCTCTTCTGAGTGAAAACAACTAATTTACAGCCTATCACTGCATAGTCAGGGTTGGTTTTACCCATATATTAATCTGCAGTTACTGATACTGACTTTTATTTACCACTTCATTTCCCAGTCACTTAATATAATATATTTCTGCAGATGTCCTGTAAGGTTTAATCTTAAATGCTTGAGTAGCTTTGATCAAACTGTTTGTCTTTCTCAGTTTGGGCtgtttttgaaaagcataaaTCCTGGCAGAGATCACTGTAACATGACACTCTGTTTCTGTGAAAGTGATTTATTCCTAGcccttgttttgtgttttaattaagAGTCTCTTCTTATCCCAAAGCAACTCACCCCCTTCCTTTGAGTCTTTAAAGGAATCTAATCAGAAACTTCTGCAAATGCAAACAGTCTTATTGATACCACTTCTTCATTTAATGTCCCCAGAATTCTTTGTGAGTGTGAGACAAGCCTGTGGGAATGACTTTGCTCTGTAAACAGGACagagtttagaaaaaaaaccccaaaacaaacaaacaaaaaaaccccccaacaaaaccccaccaaacaaaaaaccaaaacaaacaaaacaaaagaaggcaaaaagcCTGCAAACAgctaaaaaacaaccaaaatctACGCACCTGCTTGatgtattattttaaagactTGCTGATTACAATGTGTGGTAAACCATGGCTTACCACTAATGTGACTAAATATGACATTACTTTATAATGGATAGGTAGCTCTAAAAATGGTGTGATGCTATTCTTTGATAGGAAAGTAGGTAGAACTTGGTAGCTATTGAAAATTGGTAATTATTTCAGAGATTGAGTGGGGAAGGAGAAAGTTTTGGATGAAAACACTTCAATCCTAAAATGAACCTGTTACTCTTGTTCTCAATGTATAAACTAATGAAAAGATAGCACTGAATAAATACTAccttaatattttatattcactgTATTCATTGCAGTTGTGATGTTACAGGTATCTACTGAGACTAAGTGGAATAGTATTAAGCTGcagctggttgggttttttgtttctttcctcttcagttgCCAAAtagactggaaaaaaggaaagaatgttaCTTTGAAAACCAttaagaagaagcagaagcataaGGGTCGTGGAACAGTTAGAACAGTGACAAAAACTGTTTCCAATGACTCATTCTTCAACTTCTTTAGTCCTCCTGAAGGTAAACTGAACATTAGTTTATCTGCATTAACTTTAAATGTAGTATGTACTTCACttacttgtttcttctttttttttttctacagttccTGAAAGTGGAGACCTGGTAAGTTGGCTTGTTTAAAATATGGAGGTGGAGGGGAAACACCAGTAGAAGAATTCATGCTTTTGTATACAAAGTGTTTGCTGAAATTGTTTAGGAATTTGTTAAACAGCTTCAGCTTTAACTGTTTCTGTATTTAACTGAGAATGCTTGTGATGAATAGTATCTATTTGAGTTTTCTTTATTAGAAGGAGTATTTGTTGTTGGATGGTAGAGTTCAGGCTAGTAAACTTCAGCAGCTTATCCTTCCTGAAAGCTACCATGTGAATTGTTAACAGTTGTACAAATGTAGTGATCTTTTTATTAGCCTTTGGTCTAATGGGTGGTGTTTAAGTCTCTCCCTTCGGGCATTGTTTGGGTGATCTTCTCTAATGGCTGCATGTATCTGGTTTGTATTTTATGCTGTGAAAAATTTCCCAAGCTATTAACTCTTGGAGAAAGTagtaaaacaagaacagaaaactgcAAGAGCCTATTCTTCTGTGTGCTCACTAGTAGAAAACTCTGTGGCAATAAGCCATGTTTTTGTAAAGAGAAAAACTACCAAAAACACTTAAGTGCTGAATACATTATGCAGCTTGAGTGGGAAATCTGGTTAAAGCCTCCAGAAGCATGCTGTTAGAACTCCAGTTGGCATGGACAGCAAAAGCTGTATGTtcataattggaaaaaaaaaaaaacaaaccacaaaacagtaGCCTTTTGAATTGAAGGTAACTTCTGAGATGGCAGACAGCAGAACACATGGTGTAAACAAAAGGAATGAAAACTTGTGGTTGGATCAGAGAGCATTTTTAGGTGTTCAGGTGCTTCCCAATAGCTTGTTTAATGGGAATCGTGGAGGAGATACACTGCAGGAATCAGAAGTAGCTTGTAAAATCTTTAATTAGATAGCCTCATATGGCTGGTGTTTAGTTCTTAAGGGTATTGTGCATACAAATTGAAAGTCTATGGGAgttattaaacaatttttctaCTTAGAACAAAAGCAAGTCGGGGCTGGGGGAAGTCTAAAActtaaaactgcagaattttgTGTAATTAAGCTTACTGAAGAAGCAACCTGCCACTGCATAATGCAGGTAGGCTGTTTAAAGTGTAAAACTTGGCTCCACAGTTTCAATTCTATAAAGCAAGTCCTGAACCAAAAAAGTCATCACATGGGATTTGTATAAATCTGGCCACATCATCTGTGCAACATGTTTTCgtgtcaaaaatgtttttgtgtcAAAAGTAGTTACCAGCTTATGGTTTAGGAAATAATGTTGTTTTATGCAGGACGATGATGCTGAGGCAATCCTTGCTGCAGATTTTGAAATAGGTCACTTCTTGCGTGAACGTATAGTCCCCCGATCAGTATTGTACTTTACAGGAGAAGCTattgaagatgatgatgatgatgtaagTATAAAGTTCTTTCAAAATGCTCAAAAACTTTGAAATAATGCTGCTTAAAGACTTTGGGTAATTTCTGACTTATAATGTTGATATCCTTAGAATGGGATAGATCAATGTTAGCTCAGCTGAGCTTCCTAGAGTGTTCAGTGAAGAGCAGTgtgaaagtaattaatttttgaaGTAGTGACTTCAGAGTTTTGTGGCAAAAGTAGTGGTAGAAGCTCAACATTTAGAGGATGTCCGAGTAGCATTTTGTGTATAAGGCATTCCTAGGGTGGCGTACCCAATACTTTGATAGAACTGTAATGAGCTGCCAGAGAACAAATTAGTCTATTTTTCTAGCTGCTCACCCTGTTCTTTGTGCTTACAGTGATGCTGGGCTACCAAGTTCCTTGAGATTCAAGCTTGATCCTTTCAGGAGCTCACCGTTATTAGAAAATGATAGATAAGCACATTCAAAGCATGCCAAAATATTCAAAGCAAGCTCTGCAAAAGCTTGAATTAAGTGCTTTAAAGGAGCTAAGCttgaaaaacaaaccacaaaaccccagaACTTTATAAGGGTaacatattttttctcccctgcctctGCACAAACAAGGACAGTTTGACAGTTAAGATAGATAAGTCCTgccttaaaattaatttttagaatgtAAAATGGTAGCCCTTAGCCCAAAGCCTTGGCTGGGGAAGATGGAAGAGGGAAGTGACCGACTGTACAGATTGCCTTAGGCTTTGAGACACCCTACTGGCCAGAATTCTTATCACAGTCTAATAAGTTCTTCCAGTGTTGCATGTGAGGAACTTAAGGTAGACAGTTTTCTCTGCCAGAGCGTAGCTTAAGAGATTGAACATTGCTCATgcaaaaagtgt contains:
- the NAP1L1 gene encoding nucleosome assembly protein 1-like 1 isoform X2, with amino-acid sequence MADIDNKEQSELDQQDMEDVEEVEEEETGEDANSKARQLTVQMMQNPQILAALQERLDGLVGTSTGYIESLPKVVKRRVNALKNLQVQCAQIEAKFYEEVHELERKYAALYQPLFDKRSEIINAIYEPTEEECEWKADAEEEISEMKEKAKLEEEKKDEEKEDPKGIPEFWLTVFKNVDLLSDMVQEHDEPILKHLKDIKVKFSEVGQPMSFTLEFHFEPNDYFTNEVLTKTYRMRSEPDDSDPFSFDGPEIMGCTGCQIDWKKGKNVTLKTIKKKQKHKGRGTVRTVTKTVSNDSFFNFFSPPEVPESGDLDDDAEAILAADFEIGHFLRERIVPRSVLYFTGEAIEDDDDDYDEEGEEADDEEGEEEADEENDPDYDPKKDQNPAECKQQ
- the NAP1L1 gene encoding nucleosome assembly protein 1-like 1 isoform X1, yielding MADIDNKEQSELDQQDMEDVEEVEEEETGEDANSKARQLTVQMMQNPQILAALQERLDGLVGTSTGYIESLPKVVKRRVNALKNLQVQCAQIEAKFYEEVHELERKYAALYQPLFDKRSEIINAIYEPTEEECEWKADAEEEISEEMKEKAKLEEEKKDEEKEDPKGIPEFWLTVFKNVDLLSDMVQEHDEPILKHLKDIKVKFSEVGQPMSFTLEFHFEPNDYFTNEVLTKTYRMRSEPDDSDPFSFDGPEIMGCTGCQIDWKKGKNVTLKTIKKKQKHKGRGTVRTVTKTVSNDSFFNFFSPPEVPESGDLDDDAEAILAADFEIGHFLRERIVPRSVLYFTGEAIEDDDDDYDEEGEEADDEEGEEEADEENDPDYDPKKDQNPAECKQQ